AGTAAGTCCTCGTATTTCGCAGGTTTGTCAAAATGTTCAAAGGAAGatatgtatttttgaaaaataacttttgatTTGGGTAATATTTGACAAATGTTACAATGAGGCATGTGTTGCGTATCATGAGagggggattgcaaagagtattTATGGAATAATCTCATAAgttcgttaaaaaaaaaaggttaaatacACTTGTCTACAAAACTGGCAGTATACACAAAATGTTTAACCAGGGTTTTATGAGATGTGATAAGAGGAAGTAAGGAGAGTGGGACTTTTCACTCTGAAAATGTTCGAATCTTTTAAAAACCAGGAGTATATATTGATACAGCTTTTATAATAAACATTAGGTAATACAGCTGAAGCAGAAATTGCTAGACAGTATAAGACTTTGAGACctcaattcatttttattaaattcaatttttctcttcttaagTAAGCATCTCACTCAATTTTCAGGCATTCAGAGGAATGCTTCCCTGGTCTGGAGGATCATAAAACATTCAGACCCAGGAAAAGACAATCATTAACTGCTGTCCAGTTTATCAAGGAGAAAAACTCCAGGTAGACAATTAGCTACAATTAGCTCCTAAACAGACATCTAGCTCCTAACTAATGAGCTGGGGTCTTGAGAAAGGGTCAAGGGATGGCGTCGCAATGTCTGGAGAAACTGAGAAACTGGGGGATCCAAGAAAACCATAAACTGACAAACTGGACATTGAGACATTTAAACTAGTTGGTCAAAAAATGCCATATATTAAAGTCATGAGCCAACCAAAAATGTACAGATCAATACTAGTAAAGATACAAAACTGCTGTAATCCCTGCCTTTTGGGGCCTCTTCACCCCCTTTCAGTGTCTATACTGAGGGCTTTGTATCTCTATCTTCTAAAACAAACTTTGCCTGTGTGAGTGTTCGAGAGTTAGCAGAATTTATTCTTCGGCTCTGTGAACAGAACTCAGGTTTCATGTTTCACTACTACTAGTACTAGGTTGGACAATCaaacaatttgatttttttctgggtTAGACACAGAGTGGTTCTGCCTGTGATGACAGAAGAGCCTCGGATTCGCTTCTTTTGTATCAAGGACTTATATTAATCTACTGAAATTGGCAGTAATTATTCACATCACAATGATTCATATTACAGTTTAGTAATGCGGTTCACACAGGGTACAAGCACTTGGAGTATCTTGAAAACATCTGACCCCATAGTTCAGGAACAGGGCTCATAGGATACAAAAGGTAATTTTGTACATAGATTTCTACTAGAGAGACCCTGATAGGGGAAgaaggtagattttttttccagggtTGGGATGGGAGGATGGGAATATAAGTGTTAAACTTGAAAGGAGAGAGCTAGAATCAGAAAGTATAGTcgaggtggtgatggtggtagtgtGTGAATCGTCATCATTCTTACAGAGATTCATACTTTGTGAACTTACTTGAATGTGTAGTCAGATTCTGTGTCCAATAACAACAGTaacaataataaatgtttaagaGGTGAGTTGGAACTGAACACAAGCCTCCTCTTATTGAAAAGTAAGGTCTGGCTAGCCTGCCCTCAGGCAAGTCCTGAGTAAAAGGGACAGGATATGTATTGGTCACAGAGATTCCACTGGCCTTTCTGTCCACCCCAGCAGCACCGATTAGACACATGGGACGCAGGAGTCTGGGTGGGTTGCACACTTTATTAGGACATACTCTACAAGAGAAAGGACCAGAAAGAAAGGGGACCTGGGTCCACTTGGGGCTGGATGAAGAGACTCTAAGATCAGAGAGACGAAAGCATCTCCATGTgtatgtccaaaaaaaaaaaagtcaactggATACATTAATGCAAGCTCCACACAGTTCTGGCTTTTCCCATGATAGTTATTTcgaaactttaaaaagttttattttagtcccccacaaaccaaaaaaaaaaaaaaccactgactACTCAACTTTGGTGTCTTGGTGGCAACCTGCCTGTCTCTGGTTCTTCCCTAGGGAGTGCACAGAAGGCAGGAGCGTCAGCAGGGTGACCAGGGACTTCTGAGAGTTGAAAGACATacgataaataaaatgaaaaaaattacaaaactatAGGGACTTGGAGATCCCATGTCCTAACGAATCTTCCAAGGGTCGGCGCTGGATCCCCGGGCGCCGCACTGCCCATCGGAAGGCCTGCTTCAGCCTTTTAAGGTAAGGCAGGAACCCTTTTTCCAGACAGCGAAGAAGGGAAAGACTTTGCCGGAGAAGGAGGCGGTGAAGGTGAAGATGGGCGCCTGGGTGTCGGCGTCCAGCAGGGCCACGCGCCCCGCCTCGTAGTCCAGGGCGACGCCCACGTGGCGCGGGATGTCGCTCAGCGGCAGGTCGGTCCCCGGGGAGGTGCTGGCCCAGCACTGCTGGTGGGAGAGGACCACCGCCCAGACGCCCTCCTCGGCGCTCAGGCCCTGCTCCCCCTtcctcctcacctcctccccGACCACCCCCACCGTGCATCCGCCGCCGTCCCCCAGCTGCACCTCCACCTGCCAGCGATGGCGCCCCGAGGAGAAGCCAGGGGACCCCAGCACCACCGGGAGACCCTCGAAGCGCAGGGGGCTGTCGGGCAGGTTCTGCTTCTGCCGGGTGTACCTCACAGACTTCCTGTCCTCGGAGAGGACCAGGCTCCGGCTAGCGGTCTGAGGGTCCAGAGTGACGACCCCTATTGGGAGGAAGGCGTGTACATCAGAACTGGCGGCTCCGAAAATGCCCCTAGAGGGAGCACTGTGAGTGGGAGGTACAAAGAGCATCCGCCTTGTGCAGCCTGTCATTGTCCCGCTTCTCAGAACCTCAGTTTTGTtccaggaggcagaggatgacatCTATACCTGACTGGCAAGGGGTGCTGCAAGGCTTTGCTTCTCAAAGTGGGGTCCATGAATCAGGACCATCACttgcctgggagcttgttagaaatgcagaatcttgggCCCTAACCCAGACCTACtgcatcagaatctgcattttagtaagacccccccaccccccgcagttGAGTTTTCTACAAGTTAAATTTGAGAAGCAGAATAAGGTGATGCTTTTGGAAATAGTTTCTCAATTAAGCACCAATTtaaaagtcgtgtctgactcttcgtgaccccatggattgtagtctaccaggctcctctgtccatggaattctccaggcaagaatactggaatgggttgccattcctttctccaggggatcttcccatcccagggattgaacctgggtctcctgcattgcaggtgaactctttgccatctggatcaccagggaagcttaaaaGTAAATGCTATTTAAAGAATTGTACAGTATTTGTCCAGGTCAATCAAGAGTCTAGGACAAATTTGGGCAAAAAGACCAAGCATTtgataagtattttaaataaataatatgtatgtGTAATCTAACAttaattgagcacttactatgtgccaggtattaTACTAAGTTTACTAATACATGAATTCATTTACCTTCAACTACTTATGGGATGGGtactattatattaattataatagtACAAAGAGGGACAAAGAAGCTTAATGACTTGCCAGTGTCTCATAACTAGCAAAAGCTAGAACAGAGAACCCAAGCAACCAGGCTCCAGAGTTTGTATGTTTAATTGTTCTGTCCTTCTGTCTTGGAGTGGATGGATGAGTGCACGAAGGGATAAATGAAAAAATGGCTCCCAAGGCCCCCAAGTGTTTACCTGATTCTGTTTCCAGATGATGCACCAGATTTTCTGAGGGAAGCAAAAATAGAAAGACCTGCGACTTATTACTTCTTATAGGCCTTATTATTATTAGATTTATAGGACTTATTAGttcttatttcaaataaataagcaCAGTGTGTCCTGGGAACAATGTGAGGACAAGGACAGAAGAAAGGGGGCTTCTGCTGTGAGAGAGACGATGTCCTCACCTTTCTGACTCTGCCGTTCCCATCCTTGGGGAGAGGAGATGCTCAAAGGAATGGTCTCTCTGGGCAGAGTAGGATCACTAAGGGAAGGCTTAAGGGATGGGAGACGCCTTGAGCCAGGTTGGGAAGGTGAAGATGGAGCTTCATGGAAGGCAGATGGGAAACTGATGGGAATGGGGGAAGTTGCTGTCCCCTTTCACTTACCAGAGAACGCCCTCATCATCTCTGGGAGGGTGAGTATTTTCCTGTGGAGATCGCGGATCTTTTTGACAAGGTCAGGAGAAATGGCCTCTGGACTCACAAAAGTCTTCATCTCACACCTGCAGACAAGTTGGTAACCAGTTAGGTTCTAATTCCAAAAATAATGTTTGGGTCATTCAGACCCAATGAGGCTAAAATCTGACTCAAGAATCTTGGCATCTGTGGTGAATAATTAGATTGAGTGACATCTCTTATCTTTGCTGGAAATGTGGAGTTACTAAAGCAAGAAGCCTTTCAGCTAGACCTAAGAGGAACTAATGGTAACCACTTCTCAGGAATTAGATACAGGTGCTTTAAGAGAATGTACCCCTGGGGACCAAAAGAGAAAAGATCACCACCCCTATTAGCCTCTAGAGGGCGGTACAGTGCCATTTGAAAAACAGCCTTAAACAATCTAATTTGCATGATGTTTGGTACAAAGGGAAAGGGGTTGAAGAGGGATGaaaaaaggagatgaaagaaatcCTACACCGCAGCGAGAAAGACCTCAATGCTGGTTCCGGCTCAGTCTTTGCTTGTCAGTCTCTGTGTGACTGACAAGCAGTTCTCCTCTTCATCAGACATGAAGACCTCAGAAAAACTCTTCTAGATCTAGATCTCTGACACTCTTTGGAAGTATGTTTAGAGAACTTCCTGATTCATGGGCACCTGACTTCAgcccccctacacacacatgGGCAACAATACATGAGGACTCTTCCCTAGTCACTGTGTCTCAAGTTGAGTGGGAAAAATGATTGAAAGAATAGACTGGTCTTCCTGTTTTGTGCTTCTCATATTCTGTACTAAATATTTCCCCTTTGACTGACATTTTACATGGTGTTAAATACTGACTCAAACACTAATAATTCAGGAATTAAATAAGATGTTCCTGGATCAGTTcaacataattattatttaatttttaaaattattactattttggccgtgccacatggcttgtggggtTTTAGTTTCCCCATCAGccattgaacccaggccctagacagtgagagcatggagttctatgccagggaattccccatgaTTATTATTTATAACTTCACTTCTAAGGGGAAGAAAATGTGTCCCCAGTACCAGTTTAAAAAGGAGCCTTAGCATACAGACCTGAGTAAACTGGGGCTGTTTGTGTGCGAGAGGATGACAGAGTGTCTGTCGAAGTGCTTTTGCTTCTCTGGGTAACCACATGTAGGTGCGAGGTGTAGGAGCCTGCACCTTCAGTCCCACAGTGCATGCCTCCCCCCTTCAGTCTGGGAGAGTGGGGCCTACCTGCTCTGGTTGACTCTGACAtcctacaaaaggaaaaaaaaaatgcacttagTTTCTATACATCCTTCCCATCAGGGCTTCTGTacatcctttcttccttttcatatCAGCTCAAAACTCTCCCCTCCAGAGAGCTGATCTGTTTAATCACCTACTCATAGACTGCTCATTTACATCATGCTTCCTTACTCACGTGGGACTGTGTTGTCAGTTCATTAGctggttcctctgtctcagcCTCATCCTAGGAGTGTGTTCTGCCTCCAACTATTAGGAGATGGTGGAGAGCAGGGACCAGGCCTTGAGTTACCAGCCAGAAGATATGAAACAGGATAATGTAGTGATAATCACAACAGGCACTGTTTTCCGAGTCCTTTCAGTGAGCCAGGGACTATGGTAAGcactttgcatgaaatttttttttatggtcTTTGCAACAAAATTATCTCCCCATGTTTAGAGAGGTTATGAGATTTGCCAGTGTCACAGCTGGCAGAGCTGACTGACACTGAAGCCCAAGACCATCAGACTCCAAAGCCTTTGGCATGACCACTGTATGTGACATGGGAAAGTCATCCAGCTCTTTTGAGACTTCATCTCTGTAACCTCCCTGGGCCAAAGGAACCCAATAACCATCAGTCCCTCTCATTACACATCATCTCCGCTTCCCTTTCCTGTCTCTCTCCAGCATCTTCCAGCCCCCAGCATGGTGTCCCCTTCCTGTGGGTTCCCTCTCCTATCCCATGAGCTGGTGGGGTGTCTCTCACTTGCAGAAGCTCACTTGCTGGCTGCTGacacttctcctccagctccttgaCCTGGGCACCCAGCCGGGCCACTTCCTCAGAGAGTTTGGAGAGATACTCATCCCTCTCCTTCCATATCCGCCGCTCCAGCTCCGTCAGCCTGGCCAGGAGGAGGCGCTGCTGTTTCCCCAGCTCCTGCTGCAGCCTCTCAAAAGCCGCTTCCACCTGCTGCTTCTTGCTTTCTATCTGAGTCTGCAAGGGGTAGAAAGACAGGCATAGTTAGGGAGAAACTCACAGAGCTGGGTTCCCGGAGCCTCGTCTATATCCTTACTGTTGATTAAAAGGGTCAGGGAGTAAGCAGTTCCAAGATTCATCCTCCCAAATAATATTATGGTATTAATACAAGTAGGTAGGTGTCAGGATAAACTTACCAAGGATGAGAGTCATGCTCTCATCTCGCCTAGGGATTCTAATAATAATGCACATCATGCTCTCAGAGCCAGGATTTTCAAACATACTTCCACATCTGCAATACCATCCTAACCCTCCCATACCATCTCTAGAGTCAGGTGGAGATGATCTCTTAGAGAGCAACTGAAGCTAGAGGAGGCTGTGATTAGAGCACAACTTATGAGAAGAGagggcttccctactggctcaagtggtaaagaatccacctgcaatgcaggagacacaggagacacatgttcgatccttgggtcgggaagatcccttggagaaggaaatggcaacccaatccagtattcttgctgtgaaaattccacagacagagaagcctggggggctacagttcatggggtcgtgtccatgactgaacatgcacgcaCTGTGTGAGAGAATGGTGTGGCGTTGGTCTTAGCCACCGAGGTCGCCATCTACAGGGCATGTTTTGATGGGCATTCAGGGATGCTGGAGATCTTCCTGTCCCCAGACTCTCTCTCCTTGGTCAGAGATTCCACAGTGTGGATTTCCTCCTGGAGAACTTTGTAGCACAAGAAAAGAGATGGGAGGGAGCCAGATACCGCCACACCATCAGCCCACTGTCCTCGGggtcagccttgtgatcagtccTAGCATGCAGACACTGGCATACATTTTCTGGCCCCAGGCTTCCTATGTGAAGGTAATGCTTTCAGGTAGACAGACTGTAATGGGAAGAGCAATGGATTAAGGGTTAAGAGAACCAGGCTTTAGTCATTTCATCATGAGCTTGGACTTTTCCATGTGGCCTTGGGAGCATCAATTTTCTGGACATGAAGTTTCTGCTCTGAAAAATAATGGCTGGCAAGATGGGTCTCGGATTAGAAGATGCCAGAACCACTTCCAGCTCTGATATTCTGGGATTCCTCAACTTGACCCCAAATGCCCTTCtgcagagacagaggcagaagcAAGTCAGGGAGGTGAATAAGAACAGTCTGCCCATTCTTCCCAGCCAGGCAATGGACACCAGATAACAAGCTGCCCCAGAGTCTGCTAAGAAAACCCCTAAATGGGGATTTCCAAGTGGGAGAAATGggtaaaatttttgtttaaataaagtgagttttaaaaacaaataaacacaatgTGTTAAATAACTTTATTCTAAAGTTTGACTAGTCAGGTAGACTTGTGAAAAGCATTTTTGAGCACTTATCAGAATATGGACATAACTTTCAAATACTacagaatattattttaatattgcaAGGTTTTAGGCCTAAAAATGTATCATTTACTTTATGAAATCCTACAGCAGAAATCCTATAGGTCATATTTTCTCAGCACTGGGaatgacaataaaaatattagttaAGATATAACTAATAAGTACTATATAGCTGCAAGAAAATTGAATTTAGGATCATTTTAAATAGCTACCAGATTAAATAGCAAATCCAAACTGATATTACTTTTGCAGAGTCAAAGGAGTGCTAAGGAGGAAGCATTGAGACTAGAGATAAAAGACTAAATTCACCTAATTCTACCAAAACTACCTTAATGTCACAGGAAacaatgtatgctgctgctgctaagtcgcttcagtcgtgtccgattctgtgcgaccccatagacggcagcccaccaggctcccctgtccctgggattctccaggcaagaacactggagtgggttgccatttccttctccaatgcatgaaagggaaaagtgaaagtgaagttgttcagtcgtgtccgactcttcgcaaccccatggactgcagcctaccaggctcctccatccatgggattttccaggcaagtgtactggagtggggttccattgccttctccaacaataaggtttaaagacatgaaaaaaacaggaaaaagcttaatttgaaggagaaaaaaaaggaactgcAAAACTGTATTTGGAAAACAACCAAATAGAAAGCTCTGTGAAAACTAAGATGAAAATTAACAGAGTTGAAAATCATGTTGCATATTTATTTCTCAAGTATACCTTAATAAAAGCTGGGGTGGAAGGAGAAAATGCaccctgaaaagaaaaatagtaattcTGGCCATGTACATGCCTTATTCATTAAAGTGGAGGATTATCACATCAGAAATTTGTGCAAACCATAAAAACACTTTCAAGTATTAGGAAAataattatagggcttccctagtggtctagtggttggaagtctgcctgccaatgcaggggacatgggttcagtccctggtcggggaggatcctacatgccacagggcaactaagcccatgctctacaacaagggaagccactgcaaagagaagtccacacactgaaactagagagcagcccccgaccaccacgactagagaaaacctgtgcacagcaacgaagacccagtgcagccaaaaataaatatatagaaaataattacACTCTACAAGTAATGTTATTATATGATATGTGGGGTGGGGTGTTCTAAATGAAGAAAATCAGGATTTCTTATGAGACGCTGTTCTGCCACGAGTGTCTCTGTGAG
This genomic interval from Bos taurus isolate L1 Dominette 01449 registration number 42190680 breed Hereford chromosome 23, ARS-UCD2.0, whole genome shotgun sequence contains the following:
- the TRIM15 gene encoding E3 ubiquitin-protein ligase TRIM15 translates to MPSTPSHKGATCSKCKGPLEDAVTAACGHAFCRLCLPPPSQMGAQPSGRVLLCALCEEEEPRETLLVPVPLGPLGETYCEEHGEKIYFFCENDAEFLCVFCREGPSHQAHVVGFLDEAIQPYRDRLRSRLEALSTERDEIDDMKSREDQKLQVLLTQIESKKQQVEAAFERLQQELGKQQRLLLARLTELERRIWKERDEYLSKLSEEVARLGAQVKELEEKCQQPASELLQDVRVNQSRCEMKTFVSPEAISPDLVKKIRDLHRKILTLPEMMRAFSENLVHHLETESGVVTLDPQTASRSLVLSEDRKSVRYTRQKQNLPDSPLRFEGLPVVLGSPGFSSGRHRWQVEVQLGDGGGCTVGVVGEEVRRKGEQGLSAEEGVWAVVLSHQQCWASTSPGTDLPLSDIPRHVGVALDYEAGRVALLDADTQAPIFTFTASFSGKVFPFFAVWKKGSCLTLKG